The genomic window GCAGCGTCACCCGCGACTACGACGCCCGCGAGGTGTTCGGCGACGAGAAGGCCACCTGGTGGGAGCGCGCCGTCGAAGCGTGGCCGGACTACGCCGAGTACCAGACGAAGACCGATCGCCAGATCCCGGTCTTCGTGCTGACCCCGGTGAACTGAAAGACCTGTTGGGCGGCATGGCACCATTGATCGGTGTCCGCTGAACTGAGCCAGACCCCGAGCACGTCGCCGCTGTCTGCGGCCGACATCGACGGGGCTGCCAAGCGCATTGCGCCGGTGGTCACCCCGACCCCGCTGCAGCTCAGCGACCGGCTGTCGCAGATCACCGGCGCGAACGTCTACCTCAAACGCGAAGACCTGCAAGTCGTGCGGTCCTACAAGCTGCGCGGTGCTTACAACCTGCTGGTCCAGCTGTCCGACGACGAACTGGCGCACGGGGTGGTGTGCTCCTCGGCCGGAAACCACGCCCAGGGCTTCGCCTACGCCTGCCGGTCACTGGGTGTGCACGGGCGCATCTATGTACCGGCCAAAACGCCCAAACAAAAGCGTGACCGGATCCGCTACCACGGCGGGGAGTTCATCGAGCTGATCGTGGGCGGGTCGACGTACGACCTTGCCGCTGCGGCCGCCCGGGAGGACGTGGCACGCACCGGCGCCACCTTGGTGCCGCCCTATGACGATCTGCGCACCATGGCCGGCCAGGGCACTATTGCCGTCGAGCTGCTCGACCAGCTCGACGAGGAGCCGGACCGGGTGGTGGTCCCGGTCGGCGGCGGCGGTTGCATCGCGGGCATCACCACCTACCTGGCCGAGCGCACCAGCAACACCGCGGTGCTGGGAGTCGAGCCGGCCGGTGCCGCCGCGATGATGGCCGCCCTGGCCGCCGGTGAGCCGGTCACCTTGGACCACGTCGACCAGTTCGTCGACGGCGCCGCGGTGAACCGGGCGGGCACGTTGCCCTACGCGGCACTCGCGGCTGCCGGTGACATGGTGTCGATCACCACGGTCGACGAAGGGGCAGTGTGCACCGCGATGCTCGACCTTTATCAGAACGAGGGCATCATCGCCGAGCCGGCGGGCGCGCTGTCGGTTGCCGGCCTGTTGGAGACCGACATCGAGCCCGGCTCGACGGTGGTCTGCCTGATCTCCGGCGGCAACAACGACGTCTCCCGCTACGGCGAGGTGCTGGAACGCTCGCTGATCCACCTGGGTCTCAAGCACTACTTCCTGGTCGATTTCCCGCAGGAGCCGGGTGCTTTGCGCCGCTTCCTCGACGAAGTCCTGGGTCCCAACGACGACATCACGCTGTTCGAGTACGTCAAGCGCAACAACCGGGAGACCGGAGAGGCGCTGGTCGGTATCCAACTGGGATCGGCCGCCGACCTGGACGGTCTGCTGGCGCGGATGCGGGCTACCGAGATCCACTTCGAAGCGCTACGGCCCGGGTCACCGGCCTACCGGTACCTGCTGTTCTAACCCCACGCTGCGCCGCTGCAGCCGCGAGGGTGCGCAGTTGTACCCCTTGTGCGGCGTGTCGCTGTGCAGACACGCACGCTCGCGGGGTTTCGCGGTCGGGGTTAGCGCAGGTAGACGGGCACCGGGATGGCCGCGTCGAGATCCTCGGCCGGGACGGGTGTCCCGGCGGTCAACGTCAGGGGCACCACGCCGGCCCAGTGCGGCAGCGTACTGTCCTGTAGCTCGTCGGAAACCCCGCCCGCGCGCACCTTGGCCGACACGTCGACCAGGTCAAGGGCGAGCAGCGCCGTCGCGGCCAGCTCACGCGCATCCGGAGGTCTGCAGTCGGCGGCGCGACCCGGCCGGATGTGGTCGAGCAGCGCGTTGAGCGCACGCAGCTTCTCGTCAGGATGCTCGACCAGGCGCGCGGTGCCCAGCACCACCGCCGAGCGGTAGTTCAGCGAGTGGTGCATCGCCGAGCGGGCCAGGACCAGCCCGTCGACCAAGCTGACGGTGACGCACACCGACAGGCCGGAGGGCTGCGCGGCCAGCATGGGCCCGCTTCCGGTCGAGCCGTGTAGGTACAGGATTTCCTCCACCCGGGCATGGGTGGTCGGCAAGACCACCGGTCGACCGTCGCTGATGTAGCCCAGGTGGCAGATCAGCGCCTCATCGAGGATGCCGTGGACCGTCTGCCGCTCGTAGCTGGCCCGGTCGCGATAGCGGGTCGGGGTGGTGCGAGGCGTCGGTCGGTAAGCGGAGTCCATGGCACTGGCCTTCTTTTTCGTACTAGTACATAATGACGAGTGTGCCAGTACAATACCGGATCGAGGGAACGGGCGCGGAGTCCATAGCCGCGAACGTCGAAGGGGCCATCTCCCAGGGTGCCCTCCCGCCCGGCGCGACGCTCCCGTCGATTCGGGAGGTCGCCGCCCAACTCGGGGTGAACGCCAACACCGTCGCGGCGGCGTACCGCATCTTGCGTGATCGCGGGGCCGTGGAAACCGGCGGCCGGCGCGGGACTCGTGTTCGGGACCGGCCCGCGACGACGCCGCGGTCCTCACTCGGCCTGGGCGTCCCGGCGGGTGCGCGCGATCTGTCCACCGGCAATCCGGACCCGTCGCTGCTTCCCATCACTACGGCGGCGTTGCCGATCCGGTCGGGAGCGCCGGTGCTCTATGGCGAGCCGGCGATGTCGCCGGAATTGGTCGAGCACGCCCGCGCGGCCCTGGCCGCTGACGGCGTCCCGGCCGATCACCTGGCGGTCACCAGCGGCGCACTGGACGGCATCGAACGGGCGCTCATCGCGCACTTGCGGCCTGGTGACCGAGTGGCCGTCGAGGATCCGGGCTGGGCCAACCTGCTCGATCTTATTGCCGCACATGGATATTCCGTCGAGCCGGTACGGGTCGACGACGACGGCCCGCTGCTCTTGGACATGGCGCGGGCGCTACGGCGGGGTGTGCGGGCGGTCGTGGTGACCGGTCGCGCACATAACCCGACGGGAGCCGCGTTGTCCCCAGATCGCGCCGGTGCGCTACGCAGCCTGCTGGCCAGCCGGTCCGAAGATGTGCTGGTCGTCGAGGACGACCACTGCGCCGGCATCGCCGGGGCGCCGCTGCACACCTTGGCCGGGGCCACCCGCCGGTGGGCGTTCGTACGGTCGGTGGCGAAGGCCTACGGGCCGGACCTGCGGTTGGCGGTGTTGGCCGGGGATCGTCGCACCGTCGAACGGGTGCACGGCCGGTTGCGGCTCGGGCCGGGCTGGGTGAGCCGGATACTGCAAGATCTGGCGGTCGGTCTGTGGTCGGATGAGGCGGCGACACGGTTGGTAGGCAAAGCCGAACAGCGGTACACGAGCAACCGGGAGCGGCTTCGCGCGGCGCTGGCCAAGCGCGCGGTGACTGCGCACGGTCGATCCGGGCTCAACGTTTGGGTGCCGGTGCCAGACGAGGCGGTGGCCATCACCCGGCTGCTCAACGCCGGTTGGGCCGCGGCGCCGGGCACCCGGTTCCGAATCGGCACACCGCCGGGCATCCGCATCACCGTGGCCGCGTTGGCCGATGACGAGATTGAACCGCTGGCCGACGCCGTCGCGCAGGCCGTGCAGGCTACGGGTCGTCGTAGCGTGTAGCCGGCGCGAGGCGGATGCCGGCGGCTCGGGCGGCTTCGGCGTAGGCGACCGCCAGGCGGGGCAAAGTCGTGTGGGCGTTGCGGCCGCTCGGATTGGGCAGAACCCACAGGTCGCTTGCGCCGTAAGGTGTCGCCTGTTTTCCCGATTTGGCTGCGCGGTCGTTGAAGGCCGCCCGGTATGCGCTGATTCCGAGGATGGCGACGACCGGGGGCGACAGCTCGGCGATCATCCGGTCCAGCTTCTGCCTTCCTTCGACCAGTTCGCCGGGGGTGAGTTCGTCCGCGCCCGCGGTGGCTCGCTCCACAAGGTTCGTGATGCCGATCCCGCGGCGCAACAGGTATTCCCGGTCCGCGGCGGTGAACCCCGACGAAGCGTCGATCAGGTGATCGGTGATGCCGGCGCGGAAGAGCGCCGGCCAGAACCTGTTGCCGCGCGGGGCGAAGTGCGCTTGCACCGCAGCGGTTCTCAGCCCCGGATTGATTCCGACGAACAGTAGCCGGACATCATCGGAGATCAAGTCCGGCACGGTGCGGCCGCGGAACTTCGTGAGTTCGTCGCGGGTGAACCGGACTTGATCCATAGTCCAACGTCCTGACCAGGGGTCCGCTACCTCACGGGGGAGCGGAGTATCGCAAACGACTGTCCGGGCAACTCAGTGGTCTCCGCACCGATATTCGGCGCATCCCAGGCCAACATCAGCTCACCGTTCACCGGAACCTTGACCGCCGCGGTGCCCAGATTGGCGGCGACGGTTATGGTATTGCGGCGCAGCACAATCCAGCGTTCGTCTTCGTCGTATTCGACGGCGAGGTGGTCCAACCAGGGGTCGGATAGGTCTGCTTCGTTGTGCCGCAACATAATCAAGTCCCGATACACCTGCAGCAGCCGGGCGTGCTCATCGGAGTCCAGTTCGCCCCAGTTCAGTTTGCTGCGCTGAAATGTCTCGGGGTCCTGCGGGTCGGGGATCTCTGCAGCGTCCCACCCGTGCTCGGCGAATTCGGCCTTGCGGCCTTCAGCGGTAGCGCGGGCCAGCTCCGGTTCGGGGTGGGAGCTGAAGAACTGAAACGGTGTGGACGCACCCCATTCCTCGCCCATGAAAAGCATCGCGGTATAGGGCGAGGCCAGCACCAGCGCGGCTTTGACGGCCAGCTGGCCGCCGGTCAGGTTCTGGGAGGGGCGATCGCCGAGCGCGCGGTTGCCGACCTGGTCGTGGGTACAGGTATAAGCGAGCAGCCGGGTGGCCGGGGTCCCGGTCTCCGCGGTGGTGTCCAGCGGACGTCCGTGCCGGCGGCGCCGGAATGACGAGTAGGTGCCGGCATGAAAGAAGCCATGGCGCAGCGTCTGGGCCAGCGTGGCAATGGATCCGAAGTCGGCGTAATAGCCCTGCCGTTCGCCCGATACCGCGGTATGGATGGCGTGATGGATATCGTCGTCCCACTGCGCGGTAATGCCGTAACCGCCCTTGTAACCGTCGCTGGGGGTGATCATCTTGGCGTCGTTGAGGTCGCTTTCGGCGATCAGCGACAGCGGACGGCCCAATTGCCTTGACAGCAAATTGGTTTCGGTGGCGAGTTCTTCGAGGATGTGAATGGCGGTGGTGTCGACCAGCGCGTGCACGGCGTCCAGGCGTAGGCCGTCGGCGTGGAAGTCACGCATCCAGCGCAGCGCGGATCCGATGATGTAGCGGCGTACTTCGTCAGAGTCGGCGTCGGCGATGTTGATGCCTTCACCCCACGGGTTGCTCGCCGACGACAAGTAGGGCCCGAACTTGGGCAGGTAGTTGCCGGATGGGCCGAGGTGGTTGTAGACCGCGTCGATGAGCACACCCAAGCCGCGGTCATGACAGGCGTCGACGAACCGGACCAGGCCGTCGGGACCGCCGTAGGGTTCGTGCACGCTGTACCACAACACGCCGTCGTAACCCCAGCCGTGCGTGCCGGAGAACGAATTGACCGGCATCACCTCGACGAAGTCGACGCCGAGATCGACGAGGTAGTCGAGCTTTTCGATCGCCGAATCGAAGGTGCCCGCATCGGTGAACGTGCCGATGTGCAGTTCATAAATCACCGATCCTTCGACCGGGCGGCCCTCCCAGTCGCTGTCCGTCCAGGTGGCACCCGCGGGATCCCACAACTGCGAGCGTTCATGGACGCCGTCGGGTTGGCGCGCTGAGCGCGGATCGGGCAGCACCGTCTCGTCGTCGTCGAGCACAAACCCGTAGCGTGCATCCGGGGCCGCGTCCACGGTCGTGTGCCACCAGCCGTCATCCGATCGGCTCATGTCATGCACGGTGCCGTCGACGTCCAGCCGCACCCGCTCCGGCTTCGGCGCCCACACCCGGAATTCAGTCATCAGCACGCTCCAAGAGAACAACGGGCAACTGCGCAAACAGATCGCCGGCCGGCGTGGTTCCGCTGTGGCGGGTGCCGGTGAGGGTGTCGGTCCAAGTTCCTTCCGGCAGTGGCACCGCCGTGTCGCCCCATCCTTCGTCGTGCAACCGCACCGTCCACCGTGTCACCGCGACCAGGACGTCGTCACCGCGGCGGAACGCGACGACGTGATCGCTCGATGAACCGGTGGCCAACACCGGAAGGTAACCGCCCTCCAGGAAACTGTCCGGACGAGCGCGCCTCAGCCGCAGAGCCGCGTTGACGACGCGGACCTTCGGGTGCTGCAGTTCCTTGAGAGCCGCACGCCGCGCGGCATAGTCCACTTCGCGACGGTTGTCCGGATCGACCAGGCTGTCGTCCCACAGCTCGGTGCCCTGGTAGACGTCCGGTATGCCGGGGCCGGTGAGCGCGAGCAATTTCTGACCCAGCGCGTCACTTTCGGCGTGCGGGTTGAGTTGGGCGACCAGGCCGGTGAGCTCGGATGCCACCGGCCCGTCGAGCACCGAATCGATCCAGCGGTGCACGCCGTCTTCGAATTCGGTTTCCGGGTCGTTCCAGGTGGTGTGCCAGGCCGCTTCCCGGATCGCCTTCTCGGTGTAGGCGTGCAGGCGCTGTCGCAGCTCGTCGGTCACCTCGCCCGTGACCGGCCACACCCCGAAGATGTTCTGCCACAGGAATTGTCCGGTCGCGGGGTCAGGGGAGGGGGCATGGGCCTCCCACCGCGACAGAAACTCTGTCCACAGCGAGGGCACTTGGGAGAGCACGCCGATGCGGGCCCGCACATCTTCACCGCGCTTGGTGTCATGTGTGGTCAACGTGGTCATGGTGTGGGGCCAGTTGCGGGCGCGGGTGGCGGCGCTGTGGTGGAATTCCGCGGCGCCTACCCCGAAGCGGTGCGGTTCGCCACCCACCTCGTTGAGCGACACCAATCGGGCGTCGCGGTAGAACAGGCAGTCCTCTACCGACTTGGCGGTCATCGCGCCGCACAGCTGTTGCAGGCGCGTGACCGGCTCACCGCCGTGGGCCAACGCCGCGGCGATCACCTGCAGCGCCGGCCCCAACTCCGGTTGCGCCGCTTGGGTTTCCGCTAACGCGGTAGGCAGGATGGCGGCCAGACCCGGGTAGTCGAATCGGTACACGCCGACGTGGCTCAGTAGGGCGGCTATCGCCTCGGGCAGCTGTGGCTGCTCGGCGCCGGTGGTTGCGGTGATCGTTCTGCTCAGCCGAGCCAGTTCGCTGGCCAGGGTGTTGGTGGCCGTGCGAATCTTCAGCTCTCGCAACACCTCTGGCATCTCGTGGTAGTCCACACCCGCGGATTCGACCAGCTCGGTGAGCGCGGGTTGTCCGCTCGGGTCGATGAAGACTCCGCCCACTTCGCGCAGCGCGTCATATCCGGTGGTGCCGGCCACGGGCAGCGTCGGCTCGAGCGCCTCGTCGACCGCCAAGATCTTCTCGATGACGATCCAGGCGTCCGGGCCGACCAGTTCGCGCAACCATTCCAGGTAGCCGCACGGGTTGGACAAGCCGTCGGGATGGTCGATGCGGACCCCGGCGACCAATCCCTCGGTGAACCAGCGGGCCACTTCGGCGTGGCTGGCCTCGAACACCGCGCGGTCCTCTTGACGCAGGCCGGCCAGCGAGGTGATCGAGAAGAATCGGCGGTAGCCGCAGATGCCGCGTTTCCAGCCGACCAGTCGGTAGTGCTGACGGTCGTGAACGTCGGGTCCGCTGCCCTCGCCGGTGCCGGGGGCGATCGGGAACGCCAAGTCCCCGAGCCGCAGTCGGTCACCGTCGACGGTCAGGTCGGCGACATCTTCGTCAGATCCCAGCACCGGCAACACGATTCGGCCGCCGTCGAGGTCCCAGTCGATGTCGAAGTAGGTGGCGTATTGCGAATCCCGGCCGTGCTGCAAGACATCCCACCACCACGGGTTCTGTTCGGGTTTGTCGATCCCGACGTGGTTGGGCACGATGTCGACCACCAGGCCCATGCCGCGCTCCTGCGCTGCGGCGGAAAGCCGGGCCAGCCCTTCGGGGCCACCGAGTTCGGCTGACACGGTCGTCGGGTCGGTGACGTCGTAGCCGTGGGTTGAGCCGCCGACCGCAGTGATGATCGGCGACAGGTACAGGTGCGAGACACCGAGGTCGTCGAGGTAGTCCAGCAGGCCTTCGGCGTCGGCGAAGGTGAACGCGAATCCGCTGGACTCACCGCGCAGCTGGAGCCGGTAAGTGGAAAGTATTGGGAATCCCATGTGTCACAACGTCTTACGCAGCACGAGCAAAGACCGTGCCGGCAGCACGATTTCGTCGCAGTCGTTGACCACCAGTTCTGCGGCGCCGGTGGGACTGGTGGTGTCCAGTTCCACCGTCCACTGTCGGGCGTAGTCGTGGTTGGGCATCACAAAATTCACCTCATGCTCGTGGGCGTTGAAGCACAACAGAAATGAGTCGTCGACTACCCGCTCACCGCGTCGGCCGCGTTCGTTCAGCGCCTCGCCATTGAGGAACACCGTAATGCTCTTGCCGAAATAGTTGTCCCAGTCTTGTGCCGTCATCTCTTTGCCGGCCGGGGTCAGCCACGCGATGTCGTGCACTTCCGCGCCGCTGCGGATGGGCTGGCCTTTCAAGAAGCGACGGCGACGAAATACCGGGTGTTTCTTGCGCAAAGCCGTCACCCGGCGGGTGAACGCCAGCTGGTCGGCGTTCTTCTCGACCAAGGACCAGTCCATCCAGGACACCGGGGAGTCCTGGCAGTAGACGTTGTTGTTGCCCAGCTGGGTGCGACCGATCTCGTCGCCATGCGAGATCATCGGAGTGCCCTGGCTGACCATCAAGGTGCCCATGATGTTGCGCATCTGTTTGCAACGCAGCTCAACGATCTGCGGGTCGTCGGTCGGGCCTTCGACGCCGCAGTTCCAGGACCGGTTGTGGCTTTCGCCGTCCTTGTTGTCCTCACCGTTGGCCTCATTGTGTTTGTTGTTGTAAGACACCAAGTCTTTCAAGGTGAATCCGTCGTGCGCCGTAACGAAATTGATGCTGGCGCTGGGGCGCCGGCCCGTAGCCTCGTACAGGTCCGACGACCCGGTCAGCCGGGAACCGAACTCGCCCAAGGTTGCGGGCTCGCCTCGCCAGTAGTCGCGAACGGTGTCGCGGTATTTCCCGTTCCATTCGGTCCACAAACCTGGAAAATTGCCGACTTGATAGCCGCCCTCACCGAC from Mycobacterium kubicae includes these protein-coding regions:
- a CDS encoding aminotransferase class I/II-fold pyridoxal phosphate-dependent enzyme is translated as MPVQYRIEGTGAESIAANVEGAISQGALPPGATLPSIREVAAQLGVNANTVAAAYRILRDRGAVETGGRRGTRVRDRPATTPRSSLGLGVPAGARDLSTGNPDPSLLPITTAALPIRSGAPVLYGEPAMSPELVEHARAALAADGVPADHLAVTSGALDGIERALIAHLRPGDRVAVEDPGWANLLDLIAAHGYSVEPVRVDDDGPLLLDMARALRRGVRAVVVTGRAHNPTGAALSPDRAGALRSLLASRSEDVLVVEDDHCAGIAGAPLHTLAGATRRWAFVRSVAKAYGPDLRLAVLAGDRRTVERVHGRLRLGPGWVSRILQDLAVGLWSDEAATRLVGKAEQRYTSNRERLRAALAKRAVTAHGRSGLNVWVPVPDEAVAITRLLNAGWAAAPGTRFRIGTPPGIRITVAALADDEIEPLADAVAQAVQATGRRSV
- the treY gene encoding malto-oligosyltrehalose synthase; its protein translation is MGFPILSTYRLQLRGESSGFAFTFADAEGLLDYLDDLGVSHLYLSPIITAVGGSTHGYDVTDPTTVSAELGGPEGLARLSAAAQERGMGLVVDIVPNHVGIDKPEQNPWWWDVLQHGRDSQYATYFDIDWDLDGGRIVLPVLGSDEDVADLTVDGDRLRLGDLAFPIAPGTGEGSGPDVHDRQHYRLVGWKRGICGYRRFFSITSLAGLRQEDRAVFEASHAEVARWFTEGLVAGVRIDHPDGLSNPCGYLEWLRELVGPDAWIVIEKILAVDEALEPTLPVAGTTGYDALREVGGVFIDPSGQPALTELVESAGVDYHEMPEVLRELKIRTATNTLASELARLSRTITATTGAEQPQLPEAIAALLSHVGVYRFDYPGLAAILPTALAETQAAQPELGPALQVIAAALAHGGEPVTRLQQLCGAMTAKSVEDCLFYRDARLVSLNEVGGEPHRFGVGAAEFHHSAATRARNWPHTMTTLTTHDTKRGEDVRARIGVLSQVPSLWTEFLSRWEAHAPSPDPATGQFLWQNIFGVWPVTGEVTDELRQRLHAYTEKAIREAAWHTTWNDPETEFEDGVHRWIDSVLDGPVASELTGLVAQLNPHAESDALGQKLLALTGPGIPDVYQGTELWDDSLVDPDNRREVDYAARRAALKELQHPKVRVVNAALRLRRARPDSFLEGGYLPVLATGSSSDHVVAFRRGDDVLVAVTRWTVRLHDEGWGDTAVPLPEGTWTDTLTGTRHSGTTPAGDLFAQLPVVLLERADD
- a CDS encoding pyridoxamine 5'-phosphate oxidase family protein; translation: MDSAYRPTPRTTPTRYRDRASYERQTVHGILDEALICHLGYISDGRPVVLPTTHARVEEILYLHGSTGSGPMLAAQPSGLSVCVTVSLVDGLVLARSAMHHSLNYRSAVVLGTARLVEHPDEKLRALNALLDHIRPGRAADCRPPDARELAATALLALDLVDVSAKVRAGGVSDELQDSTLPHWAGVVPLTLTAGTPVPAEDLDAAIPVPVYLR
- a CDS encoding mismatch-specific DNA-glycosylase; translation: MDQVRFTRDELTKFRGRTVPDLISDDVRLLFVGINPGLRTAAVQAHFAPRGNRFWPALFRAGITDHLIDASSGFTAADREYLLRRGIGITNLVERATAGADELTPGELVEGRQKLDRMIAELSPPVVAILGISAYRAAFNDRAAKSGKQATPYGASDLWVLPNPSGRNAHTTLPRLAVAYAEAARAAGIRLAPATRYDDP
- the ilvA gene encoding threonine ammonia-lyase gives rise to the protein MSAELSQTPSTSPLSAADIDGAAKRIAPVVTPTPLQLSDRLSQITGANVYLKREDLQVVRSYKLRGAYNLLVQLSDDELAHGVVCSSAGNHAQGFAYACRSLGVHGRIYVPAKTPKQKRDRIRYHGGEFIELIVGGSTYDLAAAAAREDVARTGATLVPPYDDLRTMAGQGTIAVELLDQLDEEPDRVVVPVGGGGCIAGITTYLAERTSNTAVLGVEPAGAAAMMAALAAGEPVTLDHVDQFVDGAAVNRAGTLPYAALAAAGDMVSITTVDEGAVCTAMLDLYQNEGIIAEPAGALSVAGLLETDIEPGSTVVCLISGGNNDVSRYGEVLERSLIHLGLKHYFLVDFPQEPGALRRFLDEVLGPNDDITLFEYVKRNNRETGEALVGIQLGSAADLDGLLARMRATEIHFEALRPGSPAYRYLLF
- the treZ gene encoding malto-oligosyltrehalose trehalohydrolase; protein product: MTEFRVWAPKPERVRLDVDGTVHDMSRSDDGWWHTTVDAAPDARYGFVLDDDETVLPDPRSARQPDGVHERSQLWDPAGATWTDSDWEGRPVEGSVIYELHIGTFTDAGTFDSAIEKLDYLVDLGVDFVEVMPVNSFSGTHGWGYDGVLWYSVHEPYGGPDGLVRFVDACHDRGLGVLIDAVYNHLGPSGNYLPKFGPYLSSASNPWGEGINIADADSDEVRRYIIGSALRWMRDFHADGLRLDAVHALVDTTAIHILEELATETNLLSRQLGRPLSLIAESDLNDAKMITPSDGYKGGYGITAQWDDDIHHAIHTAVSGERQGYYADFGSIATLAQTLRHGFFHAGTYSSFRRRRHGRPLDTTAETGTPATRLLAYTCTHDQVGNRALGDRPSQNLTGGQLAVKAALVLASPYTAMLFMGEEWGASTPFQFFSSHPEPELARATAEGRKAEFAEHGWDAAEIPDPQDPETFQRSKLNWGELDSDEHARLLQVYRDLIMLRHNEADLSDPWLDHLAVEYDEDERWIVLRRNTITVAANLGTAAVKVPVNGELMLAWDAPNIGAETTELPGQSFAILRSPVR